One Armatimonadota bacterium genomic region harbors:
- a CDS encoding DUF1800 domain-containing protein codes for MKLDRREALAALGGAGVLALAGCNPFRPKLGPGLALTATSSKDPDVRFLDRFGFGPDAVQLTQIKKAGREAWFERQLEAPTGEVPALASRLAYLEIENLSAWDLRDWPIEDVLRQIQLSAVLRATYSPFQVRERLVHFWSDHFNVYARKGLGGFRKPTDERDVVRKHALGRFGEMVSASSKSTAMLLFLDQQASTARHPNENYARELFELHTLGVDGGYSQLDVMEAARCFTGWTEERGIFAQVGSFQFDATIHDTGSKTVLGTKIPAGGGVEDGEAVVWLAVRHPSTARHLAKKLCRSYLGPITDVAPVERVARTFADSEGDIKATMRALFREYESGSVAPVVKRPFDTVVSALRALGAETDGDGPLQEHLEKMGQPLHQWPMPDGFPVAAEAWTTSLLGRWNFAAALAHGRIKGTSVPSLPDTPSQTVSAVFGGGLPEDRARAIASKLGQAPDRETCLAACLSTPEFQWR; via the coding sequence GGCCTGGCATTGACCGCGACGTCCTCGAAAGACCCTGACGTCCGTTTCCTCGACCGTTTCGGGTTCGGGCCCGACGCGGTGCAGTTGACCCAGATCAAGAAGGCCGGCCGTGAGGCCTGGTTCGAGAGACAGCTCGAGGCGCCGACAGGCGAAGTCCCGGCCCTGGCTTCACGGTTGGCCTATCTCGAAATCGAGAACTTGAGCGCATGGGACCTCAGGGATTGGCCGATCGAAGACGTCCTCCGACAGATCCAGTTGTCGGCCGTTTTGCGCGCCACGTATTCGCCCTTCCAAGTGCGGGAGCGGCTGGTGCACTTTTGGTCCGACCACTTTAACGTTTATGCCCGAAAAGGGCTTGGCGGGTTCCGAAAGCCGACGGACGAACGTGACGTCGTGCGCAAACACGCCTTGGGGCGTTTCGGAGAGATGGTCTCTGCAAGCTCGAAGTCGACGGCGATGCTCCTGTTCCTGGACCAACAGGCCAGCACGGCCCGACATCCGAACGAGAACTATGCCCGCGAGCTCTTCGAGCTCCACACCCTGGGGGTCGACGGGGGCTATTCGCAACTCGACGTCATGGAAGCGGCACGATGCTTCACGGGTTGGACGGAAGAGCGCGGGATCTTCGCCCAAGTCGGATCGTTCCAGTTCGATGCAACGATCCACGACACAGGGTCGAAGACGGTGCTTGGCACCAAGATCCCGGCCGGAGGCGGGGTCGAGGACGGTGAGGCCGTCGTGTGGCTCGCCGTGCGACATCCGTCGACCGCACGTCACTTGGCCAAGAAGCTCTGCCGGTCCTACTTGGGCCCGATCACCGACGTGGCTCCGGTCGAACGGGTGGCACGGACGTTCGCCGACTCTGAGGGAGACATCAAGGCGACGATGCGTGCCCTCTTCCGGGAGTACGAATCCGGTTCGGTCGCTCCCGTCGTCAAGCGGCCGTTCGATACGGTCGTCAGTGCGCTCCGGGCCCTTGGGGCCGAAACGGACGGTGACGGCCCTCTTCAGGAGCATTTGGAAAAGATGGGACAACCTTTGCACCAGTGGCCGATGCCGGACGGGTTCCCGGTCGCTGCGGAAGCATGGACGACGAGCCTCTTAGGCCGATGGAACTTCGCAGCGGCCCTGGCCCATGGCCGCATCAAGGGGACGTCCGTCCCGTCCTTACCGGACACGCCTTCCCAAACCGTGTCCGCCGTCTTCGGAGGCGGGCTCCCGGAAGACCGGGCTCGAGCGATCGCCTCGAAACTGGGTCAGGCGCCCGACCGGGAGACGTGCCTGGCAGCCTGCCTTTCGACACCGGAGTTCCAATGGAGATGA